In Verrucomicrobiia bacterium, a single window of DNA contains:
- the dctP gene encoding TRAP transporter substrate-binding protein DctP produces the protein MKRIPILMAAIVAALALTTAQAAPRLKLGTLVPVGTSYHKSLMTMAEAWRKDSGGTVQLNVYAGGKLGGEAEMVGLMKLDSLQAALLTAVGLSEIEPGVSGLQNIPMGFNSLDEVDYVGEKLRPLLEERMARKGFVVLFWTDAGWVRFFSNKPVTHPADLKKLKLFTWSGTPASVEIYKAAGFDAVPLETADIVPSLQTGLIDAVPVPPFFAMASQIDERAPYMAEVNWAPIVGALVVRKETWEKIPAAVRAKLQADATTAGQEIKAAGRREMDESVAAMEKRGLKVTKIPPAVEAEWRQAAEAVYPKIRGSIVPEDIFDQAMKFIAEYRAQKK, from the coding sequence ATGAAACGCATCCCCATTCTGATGGCCGCCATTGTTGCGGCGCTCGCCCTGACCACCGCCCAGGCCGCGCCGCGGCTCAAGCTGGGCACGCTGGTGCCGGTGGGCACGTCGTATCACAAATCCCTCATGACCATGGCCGAGGCCTGGCGCAAGGATTCCGGCGGCACCGTGCAGTTGAACGTGTATGCCGGCGGCAAACTCGGCGGCGAAGCCGAAATGGTCGGCCTGATGAAGCTCGATTCGCTTCAGGCGGCGTTGCTGACCGCCGTCGGGCTGTCCGAAATCGAGCCGGGCGTTTCGGGGCTCCAGAACATTCCGATGGGTTTCAACAGCCTCGACGAGGTGGATTATGTTGGCGAAAAATTGCGGCCCCTGCTGGAGGAGCGCATGGCGAGGAAGGGCTTCGTGGTGCTGTTCTGGACCGATGCGGGCTGGGTGCGCTTCTTCTCCAACAAACCAGTGACGCATCCCGCCGACCTCAAGAAGTTGAAGCTGTTCACCTGGTCGGGCACGCCGGCGTCGGTGGAGATTTACAAGGCCGCGGGCTTTGATGCTGTGCCGCTGGAGACGGCCGACATCGTGCCGAGTTTGCAGACCGGGCTTATCGATGCCGTGCCCGTGCCGCCGTTTTTTGCGATGGCCAGCCAGATCGACGAACGGGCGCCTTACATGGCCGAGGTGAACTGGGCTCCGATTGTCGGCGCGCTCGTCGTGCGCAAGGAGACCTGGGAGAAAATCCCGGCGGCAGTCCGTGCCAAGCTGCAGGCGGACGCCACCACGGCCGGCCAGGAAATCAAAGCCGCCGGCCGCCGGGAAATGGATGAATCCGTCGCGGCGATGGAGAAGCGCGGCTTGAAAGTGACGAAGATTCCGCCCGCCGTCGAAGCCGAATGGCGGCAGGCGGCCGAAGCGGTGTATCCGAAAATTCGCGGTTCA